In a genomic window of Arthrobacter woluwensis:
- a CDS encoding HAD family hydrolase: protein MDTPAIRTGSTARPSRPRLIASDVDGTILSPGGVVSARTRAAFRRAREAGVEVVFVTGRPIRWLGPLEEQLDHAGTVICSNGAVVWDMARREVVAAEAFRLEQALHLQKLIRALHPEAGFSSELVTGPHREPAFLRLHPGLPVEDQVVGPLSETLAPDAAVVKLLALSPVLSAEEFHALVAPAVQGLAHVTYSDVRRLALLELAVPGVTKARTLEKHAASLGIGASEVIAFGDMPNDLEMLSWAGEGYAMADGHPEALAAARFRAPACADDGVARVLETVLAR, encoded by the coding sequence ATGGACACACCGGCGATCCGCACGGGATCCACAGCCCGGCCCTCGCGGCCGCGCCTGATCGCGAGCGATGTGGACGGCACGATCCTGAGTCCGGGCGGAGTCGTCTCCGCCCGGACCAGGGCCGCCTTCCGTCGTGCGCGCGAGGCCGGAGTGGAGGTCGTCTTCGTGACCGGCCGTCCGATCCGCTGGCTCGGGCCGCTCGAGGAACAGCTCGACCACGCCGGAACCGTCATCTGTTCGAACGGCGCGGTCGTCTGGGACATGGCCCGGCGGGAGGTCGTGGCCGCTGAGGCGTTCCGGCTCGAGCAGGCCCTCCACCTGCAGAAGCTCATCAGGGCGCTCCACCCCGAGGCGGGGTTCTCCAGCGAACTGGTGACCGGTCCGCACCGTGAGCCGGCATTCCTCCGTCTCCATCCCGGCCTCCCCGTGGAGGACCAGGTGGTCGGGCCGCTGTCCGAGACGCTCGCGCCGGACGCCGCCGTCGTGAAGCTGCTCGCCCTCTCGCCGGTGCTCAGCGCCGAGGAGTTCCACGCGCTCGTCGCGCCGGCCGTGCAGGGACTGGCACACGTGACCTATTCGGACGTCCGTCGCCTGGCACTTCTGGAGCTGGCCGTCCCCGGCGTCACCAAGGCGCGGACGCTCGAGAAGCACGCCGCCTCCCTGGGCATCGGAGCGTCCGAGGTCATCGCTTTCGGCGACATGCCCAACGACCTCGAGATGCTCTCCTGGGCCGGCGAGGGCTATGCCATGGCGGACGGGCATCCGGAAGCGCTCGCCGCCGCGCGGTTCCGGGCGCCTGCCTGTGCGGACGACGGCGTGGCGCGCGTCCTGGAGACCGTGCTGGCACGCTGA
- a CDS encoding DMT family transporter, translated as MKVDSSVTLDRPTVLSRYPGLWWGLLGVVAFSFTLPFTRIAATGLPALFVGSARAVVAAVLAACALALTRQRLPRGAQWLRLAVVAAGVVVGFPVLTSYALTTVPASHAAVVIGLLPAATAVLAVLRGKERPARSFWVFSALGAVCAVAFASVQGGGMGTLHWADALLFAAVLAAAAGYAEGGLLARELGSWQTVSWALVLAAPLMTALTISSLDDRVLQAGPAQWWAFAYLAVVSMFLGFFAWYRGLALGPMAQVSQIQLTQPVMTILWAALLLGEHPGVPTLLGGVAVILCAALAVRTRTTPVSSSKGL; from the coding sequence ATGAAAGTAGATAGTAGCGTTACTCTCGATCGACCGACAGTGCTATCCCGGTATCCGGGCCTCTGGTGGGGCCTGCTGGGCGTCGTGGCTTTCTCCTTCACCCTCCCGTTCACGCGGATCGCGGCCACGGGTCTTCCGGCCCTGTTCGTCGGCTCGGCCCGCGCGGTCGTCGCGGCGGTGCTCGCCGCCTGCGCCCTCGCACTCACCCGGCAACGGCTGCCCCGCGGGGCACAGTGGCTCCGGCTCGCGGTCGTTGCCGCCGGCGTCGTCGTCGGCTTCCCGGTCCTCACGTCCTACGCCCTCACTACCGTGCCTGCGAGTCACGCCGCGGTGGTGATCGGCCTGCTGCCCGCCGCGACGGCGGTCCTGGCCGTGCTCCGCGGCAAAGAACGGCCCGCGCGTTCCTTCTGGGTGTTCTCCGCACTCGGCGCGGTGTGCGCCGTGGCCTTCGCGTCCGTGCAGGGCGGGGGGATGGGAACCCTGCACTGGGCGGACGCCCTGCTGTTCGCCGCAGTGCTCGCGGCCGCCGCCGGCTACGCGGAGGGCGGGCTGCTCGCCCGCGAACTCGGCTCCTGGCAGACCGTCTCTTGGGCGCTCGTCCTGGCGGCGCCCCTCATGACCGCGCTGACCATCTCCTCGCTCGACGACCGGGTCCTCCAAGCGGGCCCGGCGCAGTGGTGGGCCTTCGCCTACCTGGCCGTGGTGAGCATGTTCCTCGGATTCTTCGCGTGGTACCGCGGACTCGCCCTCGGCCCGATGGCCCAGGTGAGTCAGATCCAGCTCACCCAGCCCGTCATGACCATCCTCTGGGCCGCGCTGCTGCTGGGTGAGCATCCCGGCGTGCCGACCCTCCTCGGCGGCGTCGCCGTCATCCTGTGCGCCGCGCTCGCGGTCCGCACCCGGACCACGCCCGTCTCCTCCTCGAAAGGACTCTGA
- a CDS encoding FadR/GntR family transcriptional regulator — translation MTSRQPSLHHQALEILGRRIVTGDLPAGHVMLAENLEAELKVSRSVVREAVRVLQSIGMVESIKRVGIRVRPAHAWNPFDSSVIRWKMDSDARGAQLRSLAELRSAVEPVASELAAQNAPFAMRRELLQVAEEMARVGRQGKLERFLDLDTRFHALVLSGSGNEMFATLIGQVAETLAGRTTHGLMPSQPKEEALQWHLDVARAILDGKAAAARRASAKLINETIEDLSSQWAGQPRVFVPLKPLSTQA, via the coding sequence ATGACGAGCCGTCAGCCCAGCCTTCACCACCAGGCACTGGAGATCCTCGGACGCAGGATCGTGACGGGAGACCTTCCCGCAGGTCACGTCATGCTGGCGGAGAATCTTGAGGCCGAGCTCAAAGTGTCACGGTCCGTGGTCCGTGAAGCCGTCCGGGTGCTCCAGTCGATCGGCATGGTGGAGAGCATCAAGCGCGTGGGGATCCGCGTGCGTCCAGCCCACGCCTGGAATCCCTTCGACTCCAGCGTGATCCGCTGGAAGATGGACAGCGACGCGCGGGGCGCCCAATTGCGGTCCCTCGCGGAACTGCGGTCCGCGGTGGAGCCCGTGGCCAGTGAGCTCGCAGCGCAGAACGCACCCTTCGCCATGCGCCGCGAGCTGCTGCAGGTGGCCGAGGAGATGGCGAGAGTGGGTCGCCAGGGGAAGCTCGAACGCTTCCTCGACCTCGACACGCGCTTCCACGCCCTGGTGCTCAGTGGCTCCGGCAACGAGATGTTCGCGACCCTCATCGGACAGGTCGCCGAGACCCTGGCCGGTCGCACCACCCACGGGCTCATGCCAAGCCAGCCCAAGGAGGAAGCGCTCCAATGGCACCTCGACGTGGCCCGGGCGATCCTCGACGGCAAAGCGGCGGCCGCCCGCCGCGCCTCGGCCAAGCTGATCAACGAGACCATCGAGGACCTCTCGTCCCAGTGGGCCGGTCAGCCGCGCGTCTTCGTCCCGCTCAAGCCGCTCAGCACGCAAGCCTAG
- a CDS encoding aminotransferase-like domain-containing protein: MNHDSTERIVQGLRTWISTAAPGARVPSNRALMAEYGASPVTVQKAMRALASLGLIESRPGVGTFVRGVRPTRPADFGWQTAALGAPPSRGGSLSSTQRTMAPDAIGLHSGYPARELLPERLVRSALARAARTEAAIGRSPAAGLPELQAWFAGELAAFAPVDVTPPSARDVLVLSGSQSGLSSIFRALVGPGQPLVIESPSYWGSILAAAQAGVTLVPVPSGQHGPDPADVERAFEETGARAFYAQPSYANPSGAQWSRERGLAILDVVRRHGAFLIEDDWAHDLGIDTEPHPIAAQDDQGHVIYLRSLTKSVSPSLRVAALIARGPARDRILADRAAESMYVSGLLQAAALDVVTQPSWRTHLKGLRRQLKDRRDLLLDALREHVPQVQVEFTPPGGLNLWARLPDGTDAELLARHCESRGVILAPGTEWFPAEPSGSYIRLNYSGSNPERFPDAARILGEVLGEALRES; this comes from the coding sequence ATGAATCATGATAGCACCGAGCGAATCGTCCAGGGCTTGCGCACGTGGATCTCCACCGCGGCACCCGGCGCCAGAGTGCCGTCCAACCGGGCCCTCATGGCGGAATACGGCGCCAGCCCGGTCACCGTTCAAAAGGCGATGCGGGCCCTCGCCTCGCTGGGACTCATCGAAAGCCGCCCGGGCGTGGGCACGTTCGTCCGGGGCGTCCGGCCCACCCGGCCCGCCGATTTCGGCTGGCAGACGGCGGCCCTCGGGGCTCCGCCGTCGCGGGGCGGCTCGCTCTCCTCGACCCAGCGCACCATGGCCCCCGACGCGATCGGGCTGCACTCCGGATATCCCGCCCGCGAGCTGCTCCCGGAACGGCTCGTCCGCTCCGCCCTCGCCCGCGCCGCGCGCACCGAGGCCGCCATCGGGCGCTCCCCCGCCGCAGGTCTGCCCGAGCTGCAGGCCTGGTTCGCCGGAGAGCTGGCGGCCTTCGCCCCCGTGGACGTCACACCGCCGAGCGCACGGGACGTCCTGGTGCTCTCGGGGAGTCAGAGCGGCCTGAGCTCGATCTTCCGGGCCCTCGTGGGGCCAGGCCAGCCTCTCGTCATCGAATCGCCCAGCTACTGGGGGTCGATCCTCGCGGCAGCCCAGGCCGGGGTGACCCTGGTGCCCGTGCCGAGCGGTCAGCACGGTCCCGATCCCGCCGACGTCGAGCGGGCCTTCGAGGAGACCGGAGCACGCGCGTTCTACGCCCAGCCGAGCTACGCCAATCCGAGCGGCGCGCAGTGGAGCCGCGAACGCGGGCTCGCGATCCTCGACGTGGTGCGCCGGCACGGGGCCTTCCTGATCGAGGACGACTGGGCTCATGATCTGGGCATCGACACCGAACCGCATCCGATCGCGGCCCAGGACGACCAGGGGCACGTGATCTACCTGCGCTCCCTCACCAAGAGCGTCTCCCCGTCCCTCCGCGTCGCAGCCCTGATCGCCCGCGGTCCCGCGCGGGACCGCATCCTGGCGGACCGGGCCGCAGAGTCCATGTACGTGAGCGGACTGCTCCAGGCAGCCGCGCTCGACGTCGTCACGCAGCCATCCTGGCGGACGCATCTCAAGGGTCTCCGGCGTCAGCTGAAGGACCGGCGCGACCTGCTGCTCGACGCCTTGCGCGAGCACGTTCCCCAGGTGCAGGTGGAGTTCACTCCCCCGGGCGGCCTGAATCTCTGGGCGCGGCTGCCCGACGGCACGGACGCGGAGCTGCTGGCGCGCCACTGCGAGAGCCGCGGCGTCATCCTCGCACCGGGCACGGAGTGGTTCCCGGCCGAGCCGTCCGGGTCCTACATCAGGCTCAATTACTCCGGTTCGAACCCCGAACGCTTCCCCGACGCGGCCCGCATCCTGGGAGAGGTGCTGGGAGAAGCCCTGCGCGAGAGCTGA
- a CDS encoding sarcosine oxidase subunit gamma translates to MAEMISEATLADVASLRRSPAAQLAEAFAAAGVAGERGVTLREIPFLTQLGLRAVPGSAAAAAVEAALGFPLPSGHGSTTAGGGYTVLWIGPDEFLAVGDESTAGLDRGPAEAGRLAATLGEPGSRLPGAVVDLSANRTTFELSGPSARLVLEKGVSFDLHPRSFPAGQAIVTVLDHVPVLVWKTGAETFRVLPRASFADHVGRWLVDAMREFSAPEVY, encoded by the coding sequence ATGGCTGAGATGATTTCCGAGGCAACCCTGGCCGACGTCGCGAGCCTGCGGCGCAGCCCTGCCGCGCAGCTCGCGGAGGCCTTCGCGGCCGCCGGTGTGGCCGGCGAACGGGGCGTGACCCTCCGGGAGATCCCGTTCCTGACCCAGCTGGGCCTCCGTGCCGTGCCGGGATCCGCTGCGGCCGCGGCCGTGGAGGCGGCGCTGGGCTTCCCGCTCCCGTCCGGTCATGGGAGCACGACGGCGGGTGGCGGCTACACCGTCCTGTGGATCGGCCCCGACGAGTTCCTCGCGGTGGGTGACGAGAGCACTGCCGGCCTGGATCGCGGTCCGGCGGAGGCGGGACGTCTCGCCGCGACCCTCGGCGAGCCGGGCTCCCGGCTGCCGGGCGCCGTCGTCGACCTCTCGGCGAACCGCACCACCTTCGAACTGAGCGGTCCGAGCGCCCGCCTGGTCCTGGAGAAGGGCGTCTCCTTCGATCTGCACCCGCGGTCCTTCCCCGCAGGTCAGGCGATCGTCACGGTGCTGGATCACGTTCCGGTCCTGGTGTGGAAAACGGGCGCGGAGACGTTCCGGGTGCTGCCCCGGGCGTCGTTCGCCGATCATGTGGGCCGCTGGCTCGTGGATGCGATGCGCGAGTTCTCCGCGCCGGAGGTGTACTGA
- a CDS encoding GlsB/YeaQ/YmgE family stress response membrane protein — protein sequence MGFLGWIVLGLIAGAIAKALMPGEQGGGWLATLLLGVVGALVGGWIGSAIFNVGVNEFWSLSTWLLAIVGSLVVLFIWGLITKRRA from the coding sequence ATGGGATTTCTTGGTTGGATCGTCCTTGGACTCATCGCCGGCGCGATTGCGAAGGCCCTCATGCCGGGCGAGCAGGGCGGCGGCTGGCTGGCGACCCTGCTCCTCGGAGTGGTGGGCGCCTTGGTCGGTGGCTGGATAGGATCAGCCATCTTCAATGTCGGCGTGAATGAATTCTGGTCCCTGTCCACCTGGCTGCTGGCGATCGTCGGCTCGCTGGTGGTGCTCTTCATCTGGGGCCTGATCACGAAGCGGCGCGCCTGA
- the purU gene encoding formyltetrahydrofolate deformylase — translation MTGPEFVLTLDCGWSTGIVAAVSGFLAERGCDIEDIKEYGDRRGGHFYMRLHFEARAGETAEALAEDFAAVAEPFGMTWSLRPAGEKTKVLLMVSKFGHCLNDLLFRARIGELPVEIVAVVSNHEDHRGLVEWHGIPYHHIPVTKENKPEAEAELLSVVDRYGAELVVLARYMQVLSDALATRMAGRVINIHHSFLPSFKGAKPYHQAWERGVKTVGATAHYVNAELDEGPIIAQQVIDVDHTHSPEDLVAVGRDAECKALSNAVRWHCEGRVVLNGNRTVVLR, via the coding sequence ATGACCGGACCGGAATTCGTCCTGACCCTCGACTGCGGCTGGTCCACGGGGATCGTGGCCGCGGTGTCCGGCTTCCTCGCGGAGCGGGGCTGCGACATCGAGGACATCAAGGAATACGGCGACCGCCGCGGCGGGCACTTCTACATGCGGCTGCATTTCGAAGCGCGGGCCGGAGAGACGGCGGAGGCGCTGGCGGAGGACTTCGCCGCCGTGGCCGAGCCGTTCGGCATGACCTGGTCCCTGCGGCCCGCCGGGGAGAAGACCAAGGTGCTGCTGATGGTCTCCAAGTTCGGGCACTGCCTCAACGACCTGCTGTTCCGTGCCCGGATCGGGGAGCTGCCGGTGGAGATCGTGGCCGTGGTGTCCAACCACGAGGATCATCGCGGGCTCGTGGAGTGGCACGGCATCCCGTACCACCACATCCCGGTGACCAAGGAGAACAAGCCGGAAGCCGAGGCGGAGCTGCTCTCCGTGGTGGACAGGTACGGCGCCGAGCTGGTGGTCCTGGCCCGCTACATGCAGGTCCTCTCGGATGCGCTGGCCACCCGCATGGCCGGCCGCGTGATCAACATCCACCACTCCTTCCTGCCGTCTTTCAAGGGCGCGAAGCCGTATCACCAGGCCTGGGAGCGCGGCGTGAAGACAGTGGGCGCCACGGCGCACTACGTCAACGCCGAGCTGGATGAGGGGCCGATCATCGCCCAGCAGGTGATCGATGTGGACCACACCCACTCGCCCGAGGATCTGGTGGCCGTGGGCCGTGACGCCGAGTGCAAGGCCCTCTCCAACGCGGTGCGCTGGCACTGTGAAGGACGGGTCGTGCTCAACGGGAACCGGACCGTGGTGCTGCGGTGA
- a CDS encoding class I SAM-dependent methyltransferase gives MKGRHVTHTFDKQYWDGHWRDAADRPTPANPYLQEHLSALPPGTALDAGCGTGAEAVWLAEHGWRVTGADLSPHALREAAARATQAGVADQVRWVEADLTTWEPGERFDLVVTNYAHPATPQLDFYRKIADWVTVGGTLLIVGHLHGHLSEVRHPAPDEAEGPDHDHDGGHAPEKSTVTLVDTVAVLDPERWRIDAADERHRTVRMPERELSLHDLVVRATRLA, from the coding sequence ATGAAAGGCCGCCACGTGACGCACACCTTCGACAAGCAGTACTGGGACGGGCATTGGCGCGACGCGGCAGACCGGCCGACGCCAGCGAACCCGTATCTCCAGGAACATCTGTCAGCGCTGCCTCCGGGCACTGCCCTGGACGCCGGCTGCGGGACAGGAGCCGAAGCGGTCTGGCTCGCCGAACACGGCTGGCGAGTGACCGGGGCCGACCTCTCCCCGCACGCGCTGCGGGAAGCAGCGGCACGGGCCACCCAGGCCGGAGTGGCCGATCAGGTGCGCTGGGTGGAGGCTGACCTGACCACGTGGGAACCGGGCGAGCGCTTCGACCTGGTCGTCACCAACTACGCACACCCGGCCACACCACAGCTGGACTTCTACCGAAAGATCGCGGACTGGGTGACGGTGGGCGGCACGCTGCTCATCGTGGGGCACCTGCACGGTCACCTGTCCGAGGTCCGGCACCCCGCGCCGGACGAGGCGGAGGGACCGGATCACGACCACGACGGCGGTCACGCCCCGGAGAAGAGCACCGTCACTCTGGTGGACACGGTGGCCGTCCTGGACCCGGAGCGCTGGAGGATCGACGCGGCCGACGAGCGGCATCGCACCGTGCGGATGCCCGAGCGGGAGCTGTCCCTGCACGATCTGGTGGTACGGGCCACCCGGCTCGCCTGA
- the gndA gene encoding NADP-dependent phosphogluconate dehydrogenase: MPAQIGVTGLAVMGANLARNLARNGFTVALHNRSVEKTDALLAAHGDEGDFVRTESLQELVDSLEKPRRVLIMVKAGAPVDAVVDQLVPLLDEGDIVIDAGNSHYTDTRRREAALAEKGLHFVGVGVSGGEEGALNGPSIMPGGSKESYEALGPLLEKISAHVDGEPCCAWIGTDGAGHFVKMVHNGIEYADMQVIGEAYDLLRSAAGIEPAEQAKIFEEWNKGELSSFLIEISAEVLGHVDAKTGKPFVDVVVDSAGQKGTGRWTVQSALDLGSPVSGIAESVFARGISSQRGQRAIAQETLEGHEIEVALPENFVEDVRQALYASKLVSYAQGLDMLTSAAKEYGWDLKLDEIASLWRAGCIIRAELLKDIMAAYEGDAKPENLLFAPAFAKSVGEAVPAWRRVVATAVQLGIPVPVFSSSLAYYDGLRRKRLPAALIQGQRDLFGAHTYGRVDEEGTFHTQWSGDRTEVSAVDTH, translated from the coding sequence ATGCCTGCACAAATCGGTGTCACCGGTCTCGCCGTCATGGGGGCCAATCTGGCCCGGAACCTCGCCCGGAACGGCTTCACGGTCGCTCTGCACAACCGCTCCGTGGAGAAGACGGACGCCCTGCTCGCCGCCCACGGCGACGAAGGCGACTTCGTCCGCACGGAGAGCCTCCAGGAACTCGTCGACTCGCTCGAGAAGCCGCGCCGCGTGCTCATCATGGTGAAGGCGGGTGCTCCGGTCGACGCTGTCGTGGACCAGCTCGTCCCGCTGCTGGACGAGGGCGACATCGTGATCGACGCCGGCAACTCCCACTACACGGACACGCGCCGCCGAGAAGCCGCGCTGGCGGAGAAGGGCCTGCACTTCGTGGGCGTCGGCGTCTCCGGTGGCGAGGAGGGCGCGCTCAACGGCCCGTCCATCATGCCCGGCGGCTCCAAGGAGTCCTACGAGGCTCTCGGCCCGCTGCTGGAGAAGATCTCCGCCCACGTGGACGGAGAGCCCTGCTGCGCCTGGATCGGCACCGACGGCGCCGGCCACTTCGTCAAGATGGTCCACAACGGCATCGAGTACGCCGACATGCAGGTCATCGGTGAGGCCTACGACCTGCTGCGCAGCGCCGCCGGCATCGAGCCCGCGGAACAGGCCAAGATCTTCGAAGAGTGGAACAAGGGCGAACTGTCCTCCTTCCTGATCGAGATCTCCGCCGAGGTGCTCGGCCACGTGGACGCCAAGACGGGCAAGCCGTTCGTGGACGTCGTGGTCGACTCCGCCGGCCAGAAGGGCACCGGCCGCTGGACGGTCCAGTCCGCTCTGGATCTGGGTTCGCCGGTCTCCGGCATCGCCGAGTCCGTGTTCGCCCGCGGCATCTCCTCGCAGCGCGGTCAGCGCGCGATCGCCCAGGAGACCCTGGAAGGCCACGAGATCGAGGTGGCGCTTCCCGAGAACTTCGTGGAGGACGTCCGCCAGGCCCTCTACGCCTCCAAGCTCGTGAGCTACGCGCAGGGCCTGGACATGCTGACCAGCGCCGCCAAGGAGTACGGCTGGGACCTCAAGCTGGACGAGATCGCCTCTCTGTGGCGCGCCGGCTGCATCATCCGCGCCGAGCTGCTCAAGGACATCATGGCCGCCTACGAAGGCGACGCCAAGCCGGAGAACCTCCTGTTCGCCCCGGCGTTCGCGAAGTCCGTGGGCGAGGCCGTCCCGGCCTGGCGCCGCGTGGTGGCCACCGCCGTCCAGCTGGGCATCCCGGTGCCGGTGTTCTCCTCCTCGCTGGCCTACTACGACGGTCTGCGCCGCAAGCGCCTGCCCGCCGCCCTGATCCAGGGCCAGCGTGATCTCTTCGGCGCCCACACCTACGGGCGCGTGGATGAAGAGGGCACGTTCCACACCCAGTGGAGCGGTGACCGCACCGAGGTCAGCGCGGTCGACACCCACTGA
- a CDS encoding FMN-binding negative transcriptional regulator, protein MRHTPRYLMTDPAEVKRLIRNNPWATFVSPSSQGLTASHYPAILDEDEEGIVIVSHFGRPDEKLHELGEHEILVIIQGPHDYVSPSWYAPGDLVPTWNHVTAHLYGTPEILSDEENYAMLGRLTDHFERHQPHGRSLSEDEEGTRRIAKGTVGLRMRVTRFEARAKLSQNKSPEVVENIVGELGKGNPALAEEMRRVHPDRDV, encoded by the coding sequence ATGCGTCACACACCCCGCTATCTCATGACCGATCCCGCCGAGGTCAAGCGGCTCATCCGCAACAACCCGTGGGCGACGTTCGTCTCTCCGTCCTCGCAGGGACTCACGGCCTCGCACTACCCGGCCATCCTGGACGAGGACGAGGAAGGGATCGTGATCGTCAGCCACTTCGGACGGCCGGACGAGAAACTCCACGAACTCGGCGAGCACGAGATCCTCGTCATCATCCAGGGCCCTCACGACTACGTCTCCCCGAGCTGGTACGCGCCCGGCGACCTGGTGCCCACCTGGAATCACGTCACCGCGCACCTCTACGGGACGCCCGAGATCCTCAGCGATGAGGAGAACTACGCCATGCTCGGCCGCCTCACGGATCACTTCGAGCGCCACCAGCCGCACGGCCGCAGCCTGAGCGAGGACGAGGAGGGGACTCGCCGTATCGCGAAGGGCACCGTCGGCCTCCGGATGAGGGTGACCCGTTTCGAGGCGCGGGCGAAGCTCAGTCAGAACAAGAGCCCGGAGGTCGTGGAGAACATCGTGGGGGAGCTGGGAAAGGGCAACCCGGCGCTGGCCGAAGAGATGCGCCGGGTTCACCCTGACCGGGACGTGTGA